In one window of Candidatus Binatia bacterium DNA:
- a CDS encoding TAT-variant-translocated molybdopterin oxidoreductase, which yields MSEPTEPSVGSAGPRLDVAAVRARLAGTTGRQYWRGLEEIAETAEFEEFLKAEFPREAAVFERVGRREFLKLMGASMALAGLSACTRQPQEQLVPYVKMPEQIVPGVPVYYATAMPMAGFGTGLLIESHMGRPTKAEGNPDHPASLGATDVMAQASILGLYDPDRSQVVRYLNEIRPFAAFSETVRQAIDAERASGGAGVRILTGTVTSPALAHELTQLLADLPKAQWHQYEAVSRDNIRAGTVLAFGTPLNVVYRIDKADVIVALDADILGAGPGKLNYARAFARRRQVADPKAAMNRLYVAENTPSITGSKADHRLPVRASEIETLARTLAGALRGQVPSGPHSAWVAAVAKDLLKHRGTSVVVAGDQQPAAVHALAHTMNNMLGNAGATVVYTDPVEAQSVDQIESLRTLSADMEAGQVNLLLMLGVNPVYDAPVDVEFAKRMQKVALRAHLGLYVDETAELCHWHVPEAHYLEAWGDVRGFDGTASIVQPLIAPLYEGKSALEVVIAVGPNPGRPAYDAVREYWKAQGLGGDGDFDNAWRQALNDGVIPNTTAAARATTLKGTGLPPGKATDPQTLELVFRADASVYDGRFANLGWLQESPRPLTKLTWDNVAHVSPATAERLQLASEDVVELDYKGRVVQAPVWVQPGHADNSVTIELGYGRRRGGRVADGLGFDAYRLRTAEAPWFAGGLEILKVSARYPLATTQTHHSMEGRDLVRVATIGAYRADPEHAFHGHHHEPGPEESFYPPWPYDGYKWGMTIDLNACIGCGACEIACQAENNIAVVGKEQVLIGREMHWIRVDRYYAGDLDNPEILHQPVPCMQCELAPCEVVCPVQATVHGHEGLNDMVYNRCVGTRYCGNNCPYKVRRFNFGLFTDWTTESFKPMRNPDVTVRSRGVMEKCTYCVQRINHARIVAKREDRRIRDGEVVSACQQVCPTEAIVFGDLNDKNSRVAKTVAEPRNYGLLAELGTQPRTTYLADIRNPNPELAARAGGPADPHRTGSNHG from the coding sequence ATGAGCGAACCGACGGAACCCTCAGTAGGCAGTGCCGGGCCCCGTCTCGACGTGGCCGCGGTCCGTGCCCGTCTTGCCGGGACAACCGGCCGGCAGTACTGGCGCGGCCTGGAGGAGATCGCGGAGACGGCTGAATTCGAGGAGTTCCTCAAGGCCGAGTTCCCCCGGGAGGCCGCCGTCTTCGAGCGCGTCGGCAGGCGCGAGTTCCTGAAGCTGATGGGCGCCTCGATGGCGCTGGCCGGGCTGAGCGCGTGCACGCGCCAGCCGCAGGAACAACTCGTTCCCTATGTAAAGATGCCGGAACAGATCGTTCCCGGTGTGCCCGTCTATTACGCCACGGCGATGCCGATGGCCGGCTTCGGTACGGGCTTGCTCATCGAGAGCCACATGGGGCGCCCGACCAAGGCGGAAGGAAATCCGGACCATCCGGCGAGCCTGGGCGCCACCGATGTCATGGCCCAGGCATCAATTCTCGGACTGTACGACCCTGATCGGTCGCAGGTCGTGCGCTATCTCAACGAGATTCGCCCGTTCGCCGCCTTCAGCGAGACCGTCCGGCAGGCCATCGATGCCGAACGGGCGAGCGGCGGCGCCGGTGTGCGTATCCTGACCGGGACGGTAACCTCGCCCGCGCTGGCGCACGAACTCACCCAGCTTCTGGCCGATCTGCCGAAAGCGCAGTGGCACCAGTACGAAGCGGTGTCGCGAGACAACATCCGTGCCGGCACCGTGCTGGCGTTCGGCACGCCACTCAATGTCGTTTACCGCATCGATAAGGCCGACGTGATCGTCGCCCTCGACGCCGACATTCTTGGCGCCGGACCCGGGAAGCTGAACTATGCCCGCGCTTTCGCGCGGCGGCGCCAGGTCGCCGATCCGAAGGCGGCTATGAATCGGTTGTACGTGGCGGAAAACACGCCGTCGATCACCGGATCGAAAGCGGACCACCGTTTGCCCGTGCGGGCAAGCGAGATCGAGACTCTGGCACGCACGCTCGCCGGCGCCCTGCGCGGTCAGGTACCCAGCGGACCCCACTCCGCGTGGGTGGCGGCGGTGGCCAAGGACCTGCTGAAGCACCGGGGCACATCCGTGGTGGTCGCCGGCGACCAGCAGCCGGCGGCAGTACACGCGCTCGCCCATACGATGAACAACATGCTCGGCAACGCCGGCGCGACCGTCGTGTACACCGATCCGGTCGAGGCCCAGTCCGTGGATCAGATCGAGTCGCTGCGCACCCTGAGCGCCGACATGGAAGCCGGGCAAGTGAACCTGCTGCTTATGCTGGGCGTCAACCCGGTATACGACGCCCCGGTAGACGTCGAATTTGCCAAGCGCATGCAGAAGGTGGCGTTGCGAGCCCACCTCGGGCTCTACGTCGACGAAACGGCCGAGCTCTGCCACTGGCACGTTCCCGAAGCGCATTATCTCGAAGCCTGGGGCGACGTGCGCGGATTTGACGGCACGGCTTCGATCGTCCAGCCACTGATCGCGCCGCTCTACGAGGGCAAGAGCGCCCTGGAAGTCGTTATCGCCGTCGGCCCCAATCCGGGCCGCCCGGCCTACGATGCGGTGCGGGAATACTGGAAGGCGCAGGGGCTCGGCGGCGATGGCGACTTCGATAACGCCTGGCGGCAGGCGCTCAACGACGGCGTCATCCCGAACACGACCGCGGCGGCCAGGGCGACGACCTTGAAGGGAACCGGCCTGCCGCCCGGCAAGGCCACGGACCCCCAGACCCTGGAACTGGTGTTCCGCGCCGATGCGAGCGTATACGATGGCCGCTTCGCCAATCTCGGGTGGTTGCAGGAATCGCCGCGGCCACTGACGAAGCTCACCTGGGACAACGTTGCCCATGTCAGTCCTGCGACCGCCGAGCGGTTGCAGCTCGCCAGCGAGGACGTCGTCGAGCTCGATTACAAGGGGCGTGTCGTGCAAGCGCCCGTGTGGGTGCAACCGGGCCATGCCGACAATTCCGTGACCATCGAACTGGGTTACGGACGCCGGCGTGGCGGTCGCGTCGCCGACGGCCTCGGCTTCGACGCGTATCGGCTGCGGACCGCGGAGGCGCCCTGGTTTGCCGGCGGCCTCGAAATCCTCAAGGTGTCGGCCCGTTACCCGCTGGCGACCACGCAAACCCATCACAGCATGGAAGGGCGCGACCTGGTCCGCGTGGCGACGATCGGTGCGTACCGGGCGGACCCCGAGCACGCTTTCCACGGCCATCACCACGAGCCCGGACCGGAGGAGTCATTTTACCCCCCCTGGCCCTACGACGGGTACAAGTGGGGCATGACGATCGACCTCAACGCCTGCATCGGCTGCGGGGCCTGCGAGATCGCCTGCCAGGCGGAAAACAACATCGCCGTGGTGGGCAAGGAGCAGGTGCTAATCGGTCGCGAGATGCACTGGATCCGCGTCGACCGCTACTACGCCGGCGACCTCGATAACCCCGAAATCCTGCACCAGCCCGTGCCATGCATGCAGTGCGAGCTGGCCCCGTGCGAGGTTGTCTGCCCGGTGCAGGCCACGGTGCACGGCCACGAGGGCCTTAACGACATGGTCTACAACCGCTGTGTCGGGACGCGCTATTGCGGCAACAACTGTCCGTACAAGGTTCGCCGCTTCAACTTCGGGCTGTTCACCGACTGGACGACGGAGAGCTTCAAGCCGATGCGCAACCCGGACGTCACCGTCCGCAGCCGCGGCGTCATGGAGAAGTGCACGTACTGCGTGCAGCGCATCAACCATGCCCGTATCGTGGCGAAGCGGGAGGATCGGCGGATTCGCGACGGCGAGGTGGTCTCCGCCTGCCAGCAGGTTTGTCCGACCGAGGCCATTGTCTTCGGCGATCTCAACGACAAGAACAGCCGGGTGGCGAAAACGGTGGCCGAGCCGCGCAACTACGGCCTGCTCGCCGAACTCGGCACGCAGCCGCGCACGACTTACCTCGCCGACATCCGCAATCCGAACCCGGAGTTGGCGGCGCGCGCCGGCGGTCCGGCCGACCCTCATCGCACAGGAAGCAATCATGGCTGA
- the nrfD gene encoding polysulfide reductase NrfD, whose protein sequence is MADPAVKDLHGGPIIGPGHSFETVTEKISSVVLTPHTPVGWFFGFALAFGGLMMFLVAVTWLFVEGTKIWGVNQPVGWAFAIINFVWWIGIGHAGTLISAILLLFRQEWRTSINRFAEAMTIFAVACAGVFPIIHTGRPWLAYWLFPYPNTMAMWPNFRSPLVWDLFAISTYATVSVLFWYVGLIPDFATLRDRATNKVGRYIYGFFSLGWRGSARHWFRYETAYLLLAGLSTPLVLSVHTIVSFDFASGVIPGWHATIFPPYFVAGAIYAGFAMVLTIAIPLRKFYGLEDFVTMRHIDYMARVMLWTGLVVFYGYVMEVFFAWYSANQYEEAMMYYRWFGPYAWIYWLLIFCNGCVPQLLWFKQVRANIPALFGIAMVVNVGMWLERFVIVVTSLSRDFLPSSWHMFYPTKWDFMTYFGTIGLFCTLLFLFIRVLPMISIFEMRTLVPEAEVKKEAA, encoded by the coding sequence ATGGCTGATCCCGCGGTCAAAGATCTGCACGGCGGCCCGATTATCGGGCCGGGCCACAGTTTCGAGACGGTCACCGAAAAGATCAGCTCGGTGGTGCTGACGCCGCACACCCCGGTCGGGTGGTTCTTCGGATTCGCGCTGGCCTTTGGCGGATTGATGATGTTCCTGGTGGCGGTGACCTGGCTGTTCGTCGAGGGCACCAAGATCTGGGGCGTCAACCAGCCGGTCGGCTGGGCGTTCGCCATCATCAACTTCGTCTGGTGGATCGGCATCGGTCACGCCGGCACGCTGATTTCCGCCATCCTCCTGTTGTTCCGCCAGGAATGGCGGACGTCGATCAATCGGTTCGCCGAGGCGATGACCATCTTCGCCGTCGCCTGCGCCGGCGTGTTCCCGATTATCCACACCGGGCGTCCGTGGCTGGCTTACTGGTTGTTCCCGTACCCGAACACGATGGCCATGTGGCCGAACTTCCGCAGCCCGCTGGTGTGGGACCTGTTTGCCATCAGCACTTACGCAACCGTGTCGGTGCTGTTCTGGTACGTCGGTTTGATTCCCGACTTCGCCACCTTGCGCGATCGCGCCACCAACAAGGTCGGCCGGTACATCTATGGCTTCTTCTCCCTCGGCTGGCGCGGGTCGGCGCGACACTGGTTCCGGTACGAGACCGCGTACCTGTTGCTGGCCGGACTGTCGACGCCGCTGGTGCTTTCCGTCCATACTATCGTGAGCTTCGACTTCGCCTCCGGCGTCATTCCGGGCTGGCACGCGACCATTTTCCCGCCTTACTTCGTGGCAGGCGCCATCTATGCCGGTTTTGCGATGGTGCTGACCATCGCCATACCGTTGCGGAAGTTCTACGGCCTCGAGGACTTCGTCACCATGCGTCACATCGACTACATGGCGCGGGTGATGCTGTGGACGGGGCTCGTCGTGTTTTACGGCTACGTGATGGAGGTTTTCTTCGCCTGGTACAGCGCCAACCAGTACGAAGAGGCCATGATGTACTATCGATGGTTCGGACCGTACGCGTGGATCTACTGGTTGCTGATCTTCTGCAACGGCTGCGTGCCGCAGCTGCTGTGGTTCAAGCAGGTGCGCGCCAACATTCCGGCGCTCTTCGGCATCGCCATGGTCGTGAACGTCGGCATGTGGTTGGAGCGCTTCGTCATCGTGGTGACCAGCCTGTCGCGCGACTTCCTGCCGTCTTCCTGGCACATGTTTTACCCCACCAAGTGGGACTTCATGACGTACTTCGGCACCATCGGCCTCTTCTGTACGCTGCTGTTCCTCTTCATCCGCGTGCTGCCGATGATCTCGATCTTCGAGATGCGCACATTGGTGCCGGAAGCCGAGGTCAAGAAGGAGGCCGCATGA
- a CDS encoding DUF3341 domain-containing protein → MSDPRSVYGIMAEFDGPSELVEAAEKAHHAGYRKMDAYSPYPIEELAEAIGVHRTILPTLVLLAGVIGLIGGFGLACWTSAVDYPINVGGRPPISVPSFIPVAFETTVLLAALTAVFGMIALNGLPQPYHPVFNVPQFAHASRDSFFLCIEAADPMFDREATRKFLERLHPRSLAEVEP, encoded by the coding sequence ATGAGCGACCCGCGGTCTGTCTACGGCATCATGGCGGAGTTCGACGGCCCGAGCGAACTCGTGGAAGCCGCCGAGAAGGCGCACCATGCCGGCTATCGCAAGATGGACGCCTACTCGCCGTATCCGATCGAGGAGCTGGCGGAGGCCATCGGCGTGCATCGCACCATTCTGCCGACCCTGGTGCTCCTCGCCGGAGTCATCGGTCTGATCGGCGGTTTCGGTCTGGCTTGTTGGACGTCGGCGGTGGACTACCCGATCAACGTCGGCGGGCGGCCGCCGATCAGCGTACCGTCGTTCATTCCGGTGGCCTTCGAGACCACGGTGTTGCTGGCGGCTCTGACGGCGGTGTTCGGCATGATCGCCCTCAACGGGTTGCCGCAGCCGTATCATCCGGTGTTCAACGTGCCGCAGTTCGCGCACGCATCGCGCGACAGCTTCTTTCTATGCATTGAGGCGGCCGATCCGATGTTCGACCGCGAGGCCACGCGCAAGTTTCTCGAGCGCCTGCACCCGCGCTCGCTGGCAGAGGTGGAGCCCTGA
- a CDS encoding cytochrome c codes for MAGLARLRAFACRAPIVLLAGTLLAAGCRQDMHDQPKYTTYAPSSFFANGASARPPVPNSVARGSLQGDALLDSGMENGAMAARFPFAVTADLLGRGRSRFDAFCSPCHDRTGSGNGMVVQRGYKRPTSFHEPRLRDSAPGYFFQAITKGFGVMPSYATQIPDVKDRWAVVAYIRALQLSQNATLADVPAAARAELQREAQR; via the coding sequence ATGGCCGGACTGGCGAGGTTGAGAGCGTTCGCTTGCCGTGCCCCCATCGTCCTGCTTGCCGGGACGTTGCTGGCGGCGGGGTGCCGTCAGGACATGCACGATCAGCCGAAGTACACGACTTATGCGCCGAGCAGCTTCTTCGCAAACGGCGCGTCGGCGCGGCCGCCGGTGCCGAACAGCGTGGCGCGCGGCAGCCTGCAAGGCGACGCGCTGCTGGATAGCGGGATGGAAAACGGCGCCATGGCGGCGCGGTTTCCGTTCGCCGTGACCGCCGACTTGCTCGGTCGCGGCCGCAGCCGTTTCGACGCCTTCTGTTCGCCCTGCCACGACCGCACCGGTTCGGGCAACGGCATGGTCGTGCAGCGCGGTTACAAGCGGCCGACGTCGTTTCACGAGCCGCGGCTGCGCGATTCGGCACCGGGGTACTTCTTTCAGGCGATCACGAAAGGCTTCGGCGTGATGCCGAGCTACGCGACGCAGATACCCGACGTGAAGGACCGGTGGGCGGTGGTTGCCTACATTCGGGCGCTGCAGTTGAGTCAGAACGCGACGCTTGCCGACGTGCCGGCGGCGGCGCGCGCCGAATTGCAGCGGGAGGCGCAACGATGA
- a CDS encoding SCO family protein, producing MTGRCTALALALAGGTAAYAAEAPVGDARPPILREVAYNQRLNEQVPLDAVFRDEAGREVRLGQFFGSKPVILTLVYYECPMLCTVVLNGLVQSLDRLPFEAGKEFDIVTISFNPRETPTLAAAKKQNYLERYKRPGAAAGWHFLTGDEASIRRVTEAVGFHYAYDPERKEYAHAAGIVVLTPDGRISHYFYGVEFPPRDLRLGLVEASERKIGSPVDQLLLYCYHYDPRTGKYGAAVMNVMRLGGSVTVLLLASFIVVSRWRERRANARLSMPSPHTGAFPPSGVARR from the coding sequence GTGACGGGACGCTGCACCGCTCTTGCGCTCGCTCTGGCAGGGGGCACGGCCGCGTACGCCGCGGAAGCCCCGGTCGGCGATGCGCGGCCGCCGATTCTCCGCGAGGTCGCGTACAACCAGCGGCTGAACGAACAGGTGCCGCTGGATGCGGTCTTCCGCGACGAGGCCGGCCGCGAGGTTCGGCTGGGACAGTTCTTTGGGTCAAAGCCGGTGATCCTGACGCTGGTCTATTACGAATGCCCGATGCTGTGCACGGTGGTCCTGAACGGGCTCGTGCAGAGCCTCGACAGGCTGCCGTTCGAGGCCGGCAAGGAGTTCGACATCGTCACGATCAGCTTCAATCCGCGCGAGACGCCGACTCTGGCCGCCGCCAAGAAGCAGAATTACCTCGAGCGCTACAAGCGGCCGGGAGCCGCCGCCGGTTGGCACTTCCTCACCGGCGACGAGGCGTCGATCCGCCGCGTGACCGAGGCCGTCGGATTTCACTACGCCTACGATCCGGAGCGCAAGGAATACGCACACGCGGCTGGGATTGTGGTGCTGACTCCGGACGGCCGCATTTCGCATTACTTCTACGGCGTCGAGTTCCCGCCCCGCGATCTGCGGCTGGGACTCGTCGAGGCCTCGGAGCGCAAGATCGGCTCGCCGGTCGATCAGCTCCTGCTGTACTGTTACCACTACGATCCCAGGACGGGTAAGTACGGCGCCGCGGTGATGAACGTCATGCGACTCGGCGGCTCGGTAACCGTGCTCCTCCTGGCGTCGTTCATCGTCGTCAGTCGGTGGCGCGAACGCCGCGCTAACGCGCGCCTGTCGATGCCGTCACCCCATACGGGTGCATTTCCGCCCAGCGGCGTCGCGCGGAGGTGA
- the coxB gene encoding cytochrome c oxidase subunit II, protein MIKGLPLFPEQASTVAGQVDALYFFLIAVSGFFALLIAAAVVIFAIVYRRRATDTAPRPVHGSTALELTWSLIPFGIAMVMFFWGASVYFTMKYPPDNAIPIWVTGKQWMWKLQHQTGRREINELHVPVGRPVLLTMTSEDVIHSFYVPAFRVKQDVLPGRYTTLWFEATRTGRFHLFCAEYCGTQHSRMIGSIVVMEPAAYQQWLATSPTAAATGGGAAAADGGGKSMAAQGEALFGQLGCGACHQAAGGALGPSLVGVFGSEVPLEDGSTVTADANFLRKSILEPQAQIVKGFQPIMPTFKGQVTEEQIQQIIEYIKSLKATADNGQGQG, encoded by the coding sequence ATGATCAAAGGTCTGCCATTGTTCCCGGAACAGGCGTCCACCGTCGCTGGACAGGTGGACGCGCTGTATTTCTTCCTCATCGCGGTCAGCGGCTTCTTCGCCCTGCTCATCGCCGCGGCGGTCGTCATTTTTGCGATCGTCTACCGGCGCCGCGCCACCGACACCGCTCCTCGACCCGTGCACGGCTCGACGGCGCTGGAGCTCACCTGGAGCCTCATCCCCTTCGGCATTGCGATGGTGATGTTTTTCTGGGGCGCGAGCGTCTACTTCACCATGAAGTACCCGCCCGACAACGCCATTCCGATCTGGGTAACGGGCAAACAATGGATGTGGAAGCTGCAGCATCAGACCGGGCGCCGCGAGATTAACGAGCTGCACGTTCCGGTGGGGCGGCCGGTCCTGCTCACCATGACTTCCGAGGACGTGATTCACAGTTTTTACGTGCCGGCGTTTCGGGTTAAGCAGGACGTCCTGCCCGGCCGCTACACGACGCTCTGGTTCGAGGCGACCAGGACGGGCCGCTTTCACCTCTTCTGTGCCGAGTATTGCGGGACGCAGCATTCCCGCATGATCGGGAGCATCGTCGTCATGGAACCTGCCGCCTATCAGCAGTGGCTGGCAACCTCGCCGACGGCGGCGGCGACCGGCGGCGGTGCTGCGGCGGCGGACGGTGGCGGCAAGTCGATGGCAGCACAGGGCGAGGCGCTGTTCGGACAGCTCGGCTGCGGAGCCTGCCACCAGGCCGCCGGCGGCGCCCTCGGCCCCAGTCTGGTCGGTGTCTTCGGCAGCGAGGTGCCGCTCGAAGACGGCAGTACCGTAACCGCCGACGCCAATTTCCTGCGCAAGTCGATCCTCGAGCCGCAAGCGCAGATCGTTAAGGGCTTTCAACCGATCATGCCGACCTTCAAGGGTCAGGTGACCGAAGAGCAGATCCAGCAGATCATCGAGTACATCAAGTCCCTGAAGGCCACCGCCGACAATGGTCAGGGGCAGGGATAA